Genomic segment of Hydra vulgaris chromosome 11, alternate assembly HydraT2T_AEP:
ATCAACCTTTTCTTTTGAAAGCGATTTTGGATATTACTCTCCATGGTTCGTCCGCTGATGAAAGACGTCGGTCAGAGGTTCTTCGGGTAATGATAGCTTAGCTATGTTTGCTAATATTGTATTTGTTAGAAAATTACCCTTAATTAGTACTTGCACTAttgtaaatatccttaaaaTGTTAACAACTAATTTCAAGATTTGATTTGAATATAATTTACGAAATAAATCCCGTTTTCAGTAATAAGTTAATTATATccaaatatatttctttattatttagagCATTAAAACTCTCGAATAATTGACATCCGAGATGAACAAAATTGGATTTGCAATCAGCAAGAGCGCCCTCTATACTCGTCTACTTCCAAGAAGTTACGGAACATTAAAAAGCAAAAGGCACGTCAAAACAGTCCCTGTTAGATTGATCAGTCCTCAGAATGAATCTCATTTAAAGCATGTTGACGGACTCTTTTGCAGTTCAACTATAAAATATGTGGAAGATGTTTGTTCTATTTTAGGGCCAGATGAAGTGTGTTTCATTAGCCAAGACGACAAGGCTAGAGTGCCAAATGCTGTTACTTACTCTGGACCTACCAAAGTCCAGAATAAGTAACAGATGCTGTTACTTATTTTGGACTTCGCTCATGGATTAGACTTTCAGCGGCTCTTGGATATCAAAGAATTCGACTCTATTACCAGAGATCCTCAAACTAATATGGTTAAGCCTATCGTTGTGTTTAGCGTCGTTGGAGAACCCGACGAAAATCCCAGATACCAGAAAGTAATTGAAATCGGGATTCACCATTTATTGAAGAATAACCTTGACGCTCTTTTCATCATGACGAACGCTCCAGGCCACAGTGCATTCAACAGAGCTGAGCGAAGAATGGCACCTCTAAGTAAAGAATTATCTGGGGTGATTCTTCCGCACGAACATTACGGAACTCATCTTGATTCTCAAGGTAATTACATTGACAAAagttaagattattaaatatatatgtcatataaCAAAAGGGTGTTATCCAGGAAAAAAATTCATACAGCGTTTTAGCGAAATTGGGAATTTAGGTGCGTTTTTTTCAAGCACCTCTCTTTAGTTAGTCCGTAAAAAACGAGTCTTACGCGAGAtcagtaatattgaaaacaaagccTAAAACCCAGTGGCAAGGGTAGGCTACCCATACCTCTTAGTTGGGGGGAGGGGCAAGGACCTAAAAAATTTAGAGGCTCTTTTACAAATTTAAGGAGCTTTTTATTTTGGCAATACCTAGCGGTAAAATTTAGGAGAGTTTGAGACTCTAATTACACCTTTATTTGGGGTAGATCTCCTACCCATCAGCCACGGCACtgctaaaaactgttttttacggacttaaaaaacaaatttcctGAAATACGCCTTACTCAGGGCCAGTATATAACACATGGTCAGTATATAATACAATGTGTGTGCATCGAAGGAAACTATACCCTCGACTCCCCTATACCatacatctttttatgttggcaaactaggatcttaagttagaattttaacttttctgttGATTTGCTGGTTAACTGAGATAAATTAGAAAAACGAAGTacgtacttttaaattaaacccTCTCCCCTCCCCTTTACGCTTTTGTACACTGTTTAGAGACCCCTCTCCTTCCCCCTATGAAcatacgtactttatggacaacgCCTAAGCATTTCgtcacaatatttaaaatacaaatatataataataataaaatatataaatgatcgttattaaaaaataaaagaaagctGAGTTAAACTGATGATAAAAGAAcagctgaaataaaaatttgcaaataaaagacttatatatattattccatttatttacattaaaaaaaaaaatttcaatgtatAGTGGatcaaaagtaatatttttacctcaaaaacaaaaattttatatatttttttattagaaatagtttattgaaaaacacagtttaaaactttaaatttcattaaataattacgcaaattgtttaaataatccaattttttctatttgtaaaaaattccgTTATCACCcaacaaaattaacaataagGATTAGGGGTGCACCGATGCATCGGCCTCGGCATCGGTCTTGGTAACCATCGGCTGATGCCGATTGTTTAAATCGGCATCGGCCGATAtagaaacacaaaattaaaaatcagtttttttaattttgtgtttctatattgtataaaaaaatatgataaatatatatttttattcaatataggaacaaaaaattaaaaagattcatttttcaaaacaatcagCATCGGCCTTGGTAATCATCGGCCGATGCCGATTGTTTTAAAgagtctttttaattttgtgtttctatattgtataaaaaaatataattatttatacacaaaattaaaaaaactgacttttttttaactatcgGCATTGGCCGATGGTTACCATGACCGATGCCGAGGCCGATGCATCGGTACACCTCTAATAaggatattatttaaatttataatttacgtAAGTATTTTGACTTTGGCTCTCGCAAAACATACCTAATAGAAGAGTAAATAATTCAATGACTTTATAgacacaaaacaaaattttatgaagtgTTTAGTTCATAGGATACCAAAGGTACAGTCTTAAATTTTGATGAGTTAATGTCATAACCATATGATATTACATTAGAATTAGTCAAGTAGAATCTTTAAGTACAAACGAATTTAACACAACACTATAAGCTgaacatatttttgttgtataattGTTGTATCATTTTTGATGAAGtatgaaaataaagattttgtgATTGTATTTCTGcagaatatatatgtatatatatattttataatgttatttaggtgccccaagaagaacggtcttttcacagagcaccgcggaagagcattaaACTAGGAAGTTcgcgcctccttccttaccgtgacgcgaaaatatattcagagctcgtttcgaacctggatctcccgCTTtcaaagcaagcgctctaaccactgcgccacggccgcacatatatgtacatttatatatgcatatatatacatatatatatgcatatatatgcatatatatacatatatatatgcatatatatacatatatatatatatatatatatatatatatatatatatatatatatatatatatatatatatatatatatatatatatatatatatatatatatatatatatatatatatatatatatatatacagggtgtaTACTTAATTTCTGACCCGCCACATGTTACAAACACAAGATTTTGAGTTGCTCTCTTATATGCTACTTTAGCCCGAAAAATACTATAGTATGTATTTTGGTGTAACTATACTTTCTGCACGTAAAACGCTCACTTCAGATAGGATATGACCTCAGAAAATGTTTATGGGAGCCATTTTGTcaacatacataaaaatgatattttcattCTCCTTGTCTTCCACGGCCTTTGGCATTAGGACTATAGTTTTAGCAcgatttttaagtaaattgtCCTTATTACTCCTTAATATGTGATCTTAGTTTGCCAATTAATAACACATTTTTTCTTCACTGTTTATGACGTATTGCTACTCTTCGAAACCGGGGTCAGAAATTAagtttacacttttttaatgtttagtatTTTAGCTACAAGAAATAatcagtattatttttatttgccttATTTATATCAGTGATACTTGGTGTCTGTTTATGATTTACATTAATTACTCtgtgtgtatttatatgtattatatgtatatgttacTAACATGTATTATATAACATGTGTTTTTTAGCAATTTACTCTGAAAATGAGTTCTGATAAACAGTTACTTCGTCACCGAATTCAAGTTTTATGTAGTCAAGGATTAAGCATTAAAGAAATCACTAGACAGTGTAAAGTTTCTCAAAATACTGTAAGGAAGTGGGCAAGAAAACAAAAGGGTGACGTCACAGATGCTCAGCGAACTGGAAAGCCAACAAAGTTTTCACCAAGAACCAAGGACAAGGTCAGAAAGTGGGTCAAAGACAAAGTCGGAGTTGGAACGAGAACTGTAGCTAAGAAACTGAATTTTTCAGACAGTTACAAAGAAAGAGGAAAAACAATTTCACACAGTGCTATCAGTAAATACTTGCGCAAGACCACATGGGGAAAGCATGCCTATACACAGAAAGTGAAACCCATGTTGTCGCAGAAAAACATCACTGATCGCGTAAATTTTTGTACTCGTTTGCAAGAAGAGGGATTCGCAGATGACTCACCGGATGGTAAAGTGAAACGAGCTCACGTATTGTGGACTGATGAGAGTCCAATTGAATTATATCCTGCTCCAAACCGTCAAAATCAAAGAGTACGTACAGCAACACCAGAGTCAATACCTTATGTTCGACGTCCGAAATTCGGTCTCAAGATTATGATAGCCGGCGGCATTTCTCGATATGGCTAAACTGATCTGGTTGTTGTTGAGCAAAATAAAACTGTTGATGGAAAATATTACCGTGATATTATTCTACCTGTGTACAAACGTGCAGCTGATGATAAGACCATCTTTCCTGTGAGAAATAAAGTTATTCTGATGCAAGATGGAGCAACTTGCTACACGGCAAGAGCAACAATGAATGTGATCAACAGAGACGTTCCAGCAGTGTGGACCGACTGGCCTGGCAACTCGCCCGACTTAAATGTCATCGAACATATTTGGTCAAGACTCCAGAACAGTGTTTTACACAATCCTCGACCTCGTAATCGTGAACAGTTGATCAGACGTGTTGAACAGGAGTGGGCTGCCATTACGCAAGAAGAGTGTTTTCGCCTAGTAGAAAACCTGCCAAGGAGAATTACCCAAtgcatagaaaaaaatagacaaaatacTGATTACTGACTATTAACATATATTCTTTGTCTAATTAAATTGATATGACAGTAATAAAATGGTATGTGTTGAAATACCGTATTCTTAAACCGAGATATAGGGGGTCAGAAATTAAGTAtacaccctgtatatatatatatatatatatatatatatatatatatatatatatatatatatatatatatatatatatatatatatatatatatatatatatatatatatatgtatatatatataacgggtGGCCCAAGATAAATGGCATAggtagtatttttattataactttgttatttttttagctagaacagttaattttttttttaaaagatttattattaaattctcTATAAATCTGTCTTGATGGCTttgttttatggtttttaattttatttgtagataATGAAATTTAAAGATTTGCAAAAGTTTGTACTTTCTAAATACCAAAATGGTGATGGtccatcaaaaatatttgctgatAATAAGGGTGTCATTGGGTTTCGTACAATAAATCGGTGGTGTCAAATGATAAGAGAGGAAGGCTCTATCGAGATGAAATGTCTATCAGGTGGTCCAAGATCAGTTCGAACAAAtgcaaacattcaaaaaatcaGAAGTCGTCTGAAACGTAAAAAGAGGATTTCAACTCGAAAATTAGCTAATAAACTCAATATCTCCAGAACCAGTGTTCAAAGAATGCTTCAAAAGGGTCTCAATTTGCAGGCATACAAACACAGAGTTGAACCACTGCTTACAAATGGTCAAAAAGTCAAGAGAATTAAATTTGCAAATTGGATAAAAAACCATTTTCGAAAAGAACAAACACTGAAAATTCTGTTTtcagatgaaaatttttttgatttaaatggGAGGTACAATGCCCAAAATGATCGCATATGGTCCACTAATCGTAATGAAGCTGATAAAGATGGTGGTATTAAACAGAAACAAAAATTCACTCAAAAGGTAATGGTTTGGTTGGGAGCTTGTTCAAAGGGTGTTTCACCACTGGTTATTTTGGCCAAAGATGCAGTAAATCATGActggtatataaaaaaattgttgccaGTGGCCTTGAAATATGGAAACGAGATGTTTTGTGATGATTGTACATTTCAACAAGATGGACTAACCTCACATACGCATCATTTAACTCAACAATGGTGTCATGATAATTTTCCTGCTTTTATTGACAAAAACCGCTGGTCTCCAAATTCCCCCGATCTCAATCCTTTAGATTACTCAATATGGGATTAACTCGTTCACTAAATGAAATGGAATAAAATGAACTAAAAACATTAGAGTAAATGTAGCTTTAGAAAGTTGTACTAGTTGGACCAATCGCTTATATCGTATGTCAAAAAATAATGGAGactatttacattaaataaatcatGTCATTTTGTAGagaatttaataaatcttttaaaaaaaattcacttttcttgcttaaaaataacaaagttataataaaaatactaccTATGTCATTTACCTTGGGCCACCcgttttatatacatacatatatatatatatatatatatatatatatatatatatatatatatatatatatatatatatatatatatatatatatatatatatatatatatatatatatatactagcatGAGTTACCCGGCGTTGCCCGGGCCAATATTTAAACTGGCTTACCTGATATCTGTACATAAAAATGGGCCTAAAAAATCGGCCCAAAAAATGGTCCTCCCTGACCCCGGGGTCAGGGGGGCCCATTTTTATGCCCCCTTGACCCCGGGGATCGGGGTACGGGGTCAAAACCCAGCTAAGAACCTTCTCCCCCTCGAGGACTACCCCCATGCCAAATTTCATCGAGATCGGTCCGGCGGTTTGGATTTCTATAgagaacaaacaaacaaacacacacaaacacacattgCCCTTTATATATATAGCTGGAGTTACCCGGCGTTGCCCGGGCCAATATTTAAACTGGCTTACCTGATATCTGTACACAAAAATGGGCCCAAAAATTGGCCTAAAAAATCGGCCCAAAAAATGGTCCCCCCTGACCCCGGGGTCAGGGGGGCCCATTTTTGGGCCCCCTTGACCCCGGGGATCGGGGTACGGGGTCAAAACCCAGCTAAGAACCTTCTCCCCCTCGAGGACTACCCCCATGCCAAATTTCATCGAGATCGGTCCGGCGGTTTGGATTTCTATAGAGAACAAACAAGcaaacaaacacacacacacattgccctttatatatatagaagatatatatatatatatatatatatatatatatatatatatatatatatatatatatatatttatatatatatatgtatatctatatatatacacacatatatatatgtatatatatatatatacacacacatatatatatacacacatatatatatgtatatatatatatatatatatatatatatatatatatatatatatatatatatatatatatatatatatatatatatatatatatata
This window contains:
- the LOC136087078 gene encoding uncharacterized protein LOC136087078; this translates as MKFKDLQKFVLSKYQNGDGPSKIFADNKGVIGFRTINRWCQMIREEGSIEMKCLSGGPRSVRTNANIQKIRSRLKRKKRISTRKLANKLNISRTSVQRMLQKGLNLQAYKHRVEPLLTNGQKVKRIKFANWIKNHFRKEQTLKILFSDENFFDLNGRYNAQNDRIWSTNRNEADKDGGIKQKQKFTQKVMVWLGACSKGVSPLVILAKDAVNHDWYIKKLLPVALKYGNEMFCDDCTFQQDGLTSHTHHLTQQWCHDNFPAFIDKNRWSPNSPDLNPLDYSIWD